In Arthrobacter sp. SLBN-83, one DNA window encodes the following:
- a CDS encoding alpha/beta fold hydrolase, producing the protein MSEHLDVLIVGAGLSGVGFASRLKRDLPGKTFTVLESRNAVGGTWDLFRYPGIRSDSDMYTLGYSFRPWAGAKAIADGESIREYIEATVADEGLAPQIRLNTRVISAAWSSETALWTVTAIHTSGGEFRSGDPASSPEPVTFTCSFLSVCSGYYRYDEGFTPAIDGADTFAGTIVHPQHWPADLDYEGKRVVVIGSGATAVTLVPSMAKSAAKVTMLQRSPTYIAPVPARDHLADRLRGKLPAQLAYDVVRFKNILFSMFTYQLSRRRPETMKAILRKSAVAKLPAGFPVDTHLAPSYQPWDQRVCAIPNGDLYRAISAGTAEIVTDTISRITPDGIDLASGTSLPADVIVTATGLNLLVIGGMKVSVDGEPVDVGRTLTYKGMMLEGVPNFALTIGYTNASWTLKADLVAGYICRLIKQLDRRNLQWVVPVAPADVASGTLSPLIDLKAGYIFRGADQLPRQGAGSPWRLHQNYFRDFALLRAGRVTNHVRFGRRGQPVRETGRQPAPPSRDPLALPGTGHVTVAGTRLRYRKTGSGDPVLLLHGIGQSLEDWNEQHERLSDRHTVYSVDLPGFAYSERLPGTTTLAKLAGILPAFLDAIGVSGPLPVMGNSLGGAVAMKLAADHPDRVSALVLANSAGFGKEVALVLRLLAVRPLAALLLRPDEKASRRTVQSLFYDKTLVTDDRIGHALALSQREAHRRTLLDVARDLGTISGVRDGWRTALIGALATSDVPALVVWGDHDHVLPFSHLEAAAAALPRAETHVFAKTGHMPQIERPDEFAAIVEDFLTRVSADRQAASYR; encoded by the coding sequence ATGAGCGAGCACCTAGATGTGTTGATTGTCGGCGCCGGGCTGAGCGGCGTGGGTTTCGCCAGCCGACTGAAGCGCGACCTACCCGGAAAAACCTTCACCGTACTGGAATCGCGGAACGCCGTCGGGGGAACCTGGGACCTGTTCCGGTACCCCGGGATCCGGTCCGACAGCGACATGTACACGCTCGGCTACTCCTTCCGGCCCTGGGCCGGCGCCAAGGCGATCGCGGACGGCGAGTCCATCCGCGAGTACATTGAGGCTACGGTCGCCGACGAGGGCCTGGCGCCGCAGATCCGCCTGAACACCCGGGTCATTTCCGCCGCATGGTCAAGCGAAACCGCACTGTGGACCGTGACGGCGATCCACACCTCCGGCGGCGAGTTCCGGTCCGGCGACCCCGCCTCCTCCCCCGAGCCGGTCACCTTCACCTGCTCGTTCCTGTCCGTCTGTTCCGGCTACTACCGCTATGACGAGGGGTTCACCCCGGCCATCGACGGGGCCGACACCTTTGCCGGAACGATCGTCCACCCGCAGCACTGGCCGGCCGACCTCGACTATGAGGGAAAGCGCGTGGTGGTCATCGGCAGCGGCGCCACGGCCGTGACGCTGGTGCCGTCCATGGCAAAGTCGGCGGCCAAGGTGACGATGCTGCAGCGCTCCCCCACCTACATCGCCCCCGTGCCCGCGCGGGACCACCTGGCCGACCGCCTCCGGGGCAAGCTGCCCGCGCAACTGGCGTACGACGTCGTACGCTTCAAGAACATTCTTTTCTCCATGTTCACCTACCAGCTCAGCCGACGGCGGCCCGAGACGATGAAGGCGATCCTGCGCAAGTCGGCAGTAGCCAAACTCCCGGCGGGCTTCCCGGTGGACACGCACCTGGCCCCGTCGTACCAGCCGTGGGACCAGCGGGTCTGCGCGATCCCCAACGGGGACCTGTACCGGGCGATCAGTGCCGGCACTGCCGAGATAGTGACGGACACGATCTCCCGCATTACCCCGGACGGGATCGACCTGGCCTCCGGCACATCACTGCCCGCCGACGTCATCGTCACGGCCACGGGACTGAACCTACTGGTGATCGGCGGCATGAAGGTCTCCGTCGACGGCGAGCCCGTGGACGTCGGAAGAACACTCACCTATAAGGGCATGATGCTGGAGGGGGTGCCGAATTTTGCCCTCACCATCGGCTACACCAACGCGTCCTGGACCCTGAAGGCGGACCTCGTCGCCGGCTACATCTGTAGGCTGATCAAACAGCTCGACCGCCGGAACCTCCAGTGGGTGGTACCCGTGGCACCCGCCGACGTCGCCAGCGGCACGCTGTCCCCGCTGATCGACCTGAAGGCCGGCTACATCTTCCGTGGCGCCGACCAGTTGCCCCGGCAGGGCGCAGGCTCGCCGTGGCGGCTGCACCAGAACTACTTCCGTGACTTCGCCCTGCTCCGGGCCGGCCGGGTGACCAATCACGTCCGGTTCGGCCGGCGCGGGCAGCCGGTGCGGGAAACCGGCCGGCAACCCGCGCCCCCGTCTCGGGATCCCCTCGCACTGCCGGGAACGGGCCATGTCACCGTCGCGGGGACACGCCTGCGCTACCGGAAGACCGGCAGCGGGGATCCGGTGCTGCTGCTGCACGGCATCGGCCAGAGCCTTGAGGACTGGAACGAACAGCACGAGCGGCTCTCGGACCGGCACACGGTCTACAGCGTCGACCTTCCCGGCTTCGCGTACTCCGAACGGCTCCCCGGCACGACGACCCTCGCAAAGCTGGCCGGGATCCTGCCGGCCTTCCTGGACGCCATCGGGGTTTCCGGGCCGCTGCCCGTAATGGGCAACTCGCTCGGCGGTGCCGTGGCCATGAAGCTGGCCGCCGACCACCCGGACCGCGTCTCCGCGCTCGTGCTGGCCAACAGCGCCGGATTCGGCAAGGAAGTGGCACTGGTCCTTCGCCTCCTTGCGGTCCGCCCGCTCGCGGCCCTGCTCCTGCGGCCCGACGAGAAAGCATCACGCCGGACCGTCCAGTCGCTGTTCTACGACAAGACGCTGGTCACGGACGACCGCATCGGCCACGCGCTCGCACTGTCGCAGCGGGAGGCGCACCGCCGGACACTGCTCGACGTCGCCCGCGACCTGGGAACGATCTCCGGTGTCCGGGACGGGTGGCGCACCGCTCTGATCGGGGCGCTCGCCACGTCCGACGTTCCGGCGCTGGTGGTGTGGGGTGACCACGACCACGTCCTGCCGTTCAGCCACCTTGAAGCGGCCGCCGCGGCGCTGCCCCGCGCGGAGACGCACGTCTTTGCCAAGACCGGACATATGCCGCAGATCGAACGGCCCGACGAGTTCGCGGCGATAGTCGAGGACTTCCTTACGAGGGTCTCCGCAGACCGTCAGGCGGCCAGCTACCGGTAG
- a CDS encoding biotin transporter BioY yields MSSITTKTTPPTDRRRWNGTDLGLIAVFAALVAAAALVPGLALNGFGVPITFQTLAVMLTGLVLGPARGFAAVGLYTLLGLAGLPIFSQGRSGLAILAGPSAGYIIAFPIAAFVVGWLATLVIRRTVKARALWFFLAATATSIVFVHTLGFVGIAMNSKATLEQAFLSDLVFYPGDIIKNVLAAAIAVALHRAFPDVLVRRVRRRTLPAESA; encoded by the coding sequence ATGAGCAGCATCACCACCAAGACCACTCCTCCGACGGACCGTCGCCGCTGGAACGGCACAGACCTGGGCCTCATCGCCGTTTTCGCTGCCTTGGTTGCCGCCGCAGCCTTGGTGCCGGGCCTGGCCCTGAACGGCTTCGGCGTCCCCATCACCTTCCAGACCCTGGCGGTGATGCTCACCGGACTGGTGCTCGGACCCGCCCGCGGATTCGCCGCAGTCGGCCTTTACACGCTCCTGGGCCTGGCCGGCCTGCCCATCTTCAGCCAGGGCCGCAGCGGCCTGGCCATCCTCGCCGGCCCCTCGGCCGGGTACATCATCGCCTTCCCCATCGCCGCATTCGTCGTGGGATGGCTGGCCACCCTGGTGATCCGGCGGACCGTGAAGGCCCGTGCCCTCTGGTTCTTCCTCGCCGCGACAGCCACGAGCATCGTCTTCGTGCACACGCTCGGGTTCGTCGGCATCGCGATGAACTCCAAGGCCACACTGGAGCAGGCCTTCCTAAGCGACCTCGTCTTCTACCCCGGCGACATTATCAAGAACGTCCTGGCAGCCGCCATCGCCGTCGCCCTTCATCGGGCCTTCCCGGACGTCCTGGTGCGCCGCGTCCGGCGCCGTACCCTGCCCGCCGAGAGCGCCTAG
- a CDS encoding thiolase family protein, which yields MPADLLPPERQPVIVAARRTPVCPVNGALRNLRAHELLAPVLRELVSEVALDPASVTDVVIGNAVGGGGNVARLALLEAGLPVSVPGITVDRQCGSGLDAIVLAGRLVAAGGSPVYLAGGVESTSTAPLRAHRTDDGGADFYRRAQFVPESFGDPDMGVAAETVAQEFGIGRERQDAFALASHHKALAAIQDGRFAREIVPLATDTGTVSTDGGPRRGLTPAIMGRFPAAFVTGGTVTAGNSCFDADAASAVVITSLERARQLGARDGLLVRGTATAGVEPGLLGIGAVPAARGLLAEAGVTADEVDLVEFNEAFASQTLACLDQLGIDPHRANLDGGALALGHAYGASGAVLVTRLLAQARRAGTSKAQALAMISMAGGMGTAALLEYRCL from the coding sequence TTGCCGGCTGACCTGCTGCCGCCGGAGCGCCAACCCGTCATCGTTGCCGCCCGGCGGACACCGGTGTGCCCGGTCAACGGTGCGCTGCGGAACCTGCGCGCCCATGAACTCCTCGCGCCGGTCCTAAGGGAGCTGGTCTCGGAGGTTGCACTCGATCCCGCGTCCGTCACCGACGTTGTCATCGGCAATGCCGTGGGCGGTGGCGGCAACGTGGCCCGGCTGGCCCTTCTCGAGGCCGGACTTCCGGTCAGTGTTCCCGGGATTACTGTCGACCGGCAATGCGGTTCGGGCCTGGACGCCATTGTCCTCGCCGGCCGATTGGTGGCAGCAGGGGGCAGCCCTGTCTATCTCGCTGGGGGAGTGGAAAGCACCAGCACAGCGCCTTTGCGCGCCCACAGGACGGACGACGGCGGCGCGGACTTTTACCGCCGTGCCCAGTTTGTGCCGGAAAGCTTCGGCGATCCGGACATGGGCGTCGCGGCAGAGACTGTGGCGCAGGAATTCGGCATTGGCCGGGAGCGCCAGGACGCCTTCGCGTTGGCCAGCCACCACAAAGCCTTGGCGGCCATCCAGGACGGTCGCTTTGCCCGCGAAATCGTCCCGCTGGCCACAGACACTGGCACGGTCTCGACTGACGGTGGCCCCCGGCGCGGCCTCACCCCTGCCATCATGGGCCGGTTTCCGGCCGCCTTCGTGACAGGAGGAACTGTCACCGCCGGGAACTCCTGCTTTGATGCCGATGCCGCCTCCGCCGTCGTTATCACTTCCCTGGAGCGCGCGCGGCAACTGGGTGCCCGCGACGGGCTGCTGGTGCGGGGCACCGCAACCGCTGGCGTTGAGCCCGGGCTGCTGGGCATCGGTGCTGTGCCGGCTGCCCGCGGACTGCTCGCGGAGGCCGGTGTAACGGCTGACGAGGTAGACCTCGTGGAGTTCAACGAGGCCTTCGCGTCGCAGACCCTCGCGTGCCTGGACCAGCTGGGAATCGACCCCCACCGGGCCAATCTCGATGGCGGGGCGCTGGCGCTGGGGCATGCCTATGGCGCCTCGGGAGCGGTGCTGGTGACCCGGCTGCTCGCGCAGGCGCGGAGGGCAGGAACATCGAAAGCCCAGGCGCTGGCCATGATCAGCATGGCGGGCGGAATGGGCACCGCCGCGTTGTTGGAATACCGGTGCCTCTAG
- a CDS encoding non-heme iron oxygenase ferredoxin subunit codes for MSGTPKGELVCSANDIQVKQALRILIDGYPVAVVRDSMGEIHAIGDTCSHADISLSEGDVEGCAIECWGHGSQFDLRSGQPLQLPAYDPVPVFAVELDGDDVYVDVTNVLNGAAVNNY; via the coding sequence ATGAGCGGTACACCCAAGGGCGAACTGGTCTGCAGCGCCAATGACATCCAGGTCAAGCAGGCACTGCGGATCCTGATCGACGGCTACCCCGTAGCTGTGGTACGGGACTCGATGGGGGAGATCCATGCGATCGGCGACACCTGCTCGCACGCGGACATTTCCCTGTCCGAGGGCGACGTGGAAGGCTGCGCCATCGAGTGCTGGGGCCACGGCTCCCAGTTCGACCTGCGCAGCGGCCAGCCGCTGCAGCTCCCCGCCTACGATCCTGTCCCGGTGTTCGCCGTCGAACTCGACGGGGACGACGTCTACGTGGACGTCACCAACGTTTTGAACGGCGCGGCAGTAAACAACTACTGA
- the sufC gene encoding Fe-S cluster assembly ATPase SufC codes for MSTLEIKDLHVSIETEQGTKEILKGVSLTIRTGETHAIMGPNGSGKSTLASTIAGHPRYTVTSGSITLDGEDVLAMSVDERARAGVFLAMQYPVEVPGVTMTNFLRTAKTAIDGEAPKLRTWTKDVKDAMEKLRIDADFAQRNVNEGFSGGEKKRVEILQLELFKPKFAVLDETDSGLDVDALKIVSEGVNRAHAEGNMGTLLITHYTRILRYIKPEFVHVFVDGQVVEEGGPELADRLEEEGYDRYAKGAGSATIAAEAAVQA; via the coding sequence ATGTCAACTCTTGAGATCAAGGACCTGCACGTCAGCATTGAGACGGAACAGGGCACCAAGGAGATCCTGAAGGGCGTCAGCCTGACCATCAGGACCGGCGAGACCCACGCCATCATGGGCCCCAACGGCTCCGGCAAGTCCACCCTGGCCTCCACCATCGCGGGCCACCCCCGCTACACCGTGACCAGCGGCAGCATCACGCTGGACGGCGAAGACGTGCTGGCCATGAGCGTTGACGAGCGCGCCCGCGCCGGCGTCTTCCTGGCCATGCAGTACCCGGTGGAGGTTCCTGGTGTCACCATGACCAACTTCCTGCGCACCGCAAAGACCGCAATTGACGGCGAAGCACCCAAGCTGCGTACCTGGACCAAGGACGTCAAAGATGCCATGGAGAAGCTGCGCATCGACGCCGACTTTGCCCAGCGCAACGTCAACGAAGGCTTCTCCGGCGGCGAAAAGAAGCGCGTGGAGATCCTCCAGCTGGAACTCTTCAAGCCCAAGTTCGCCGTCCTGGACGAGACCGACTCCGGCCTGGACGTTGACGCGCTGAAGATCGTGTCCGAGGGCGTCAACCGCGCCCACGCTGAGGGCAACATGGGCACGCTGCTCATCACCCACTACACGCGCATCCTCCGCTACATCAAGCCTGAATTCGTCCACGTGTTCGTGGACGGCCAGGTTGTCGAGGAGGGCGGCCCCGAACTGGCTGACCGCCTCGAGGAAGAAGGCTACGACCGCTACGCCAAGGGCGCCGGATCAGCCACCATCGCGGCCGAGGCCGCAGTACAGGCCTAG
- a CDS encoding metal-sulfur cluster assembly factor produces MTEITPGRTALEDVEEALKDVIDPELGVNVVDLGLLYGLKYSDDDGALLIDMTLTTAACPLTDVLEEQVGQALDGVVDDWRLNWVWMPPWGPERITDDGKDQMRALGFNI; encoded by the coding sequence ATGACCGAAATCACGCCGGGCCGCACGGCCCTGGAGGACGTCGAAGAGGCGCTCAAGGACGTCATCGACCCTGAGCTTGGCGTCAACGTTGTGGACCTCGGCCTGCTGTACGGCCTGAAGTATTCCGACGACGACGGTGCGCTCCTGATCGACATGACGCTCACCACCGCCGCCTGCCCGCTCACCGATGTGCTCGAGGAGCAGGTAGGCCAGGCCCTGGACGGCGTCGTGGACGACTGGCGCCTGAACTGGGTATGGATGCCGCCATGGGGTCCCGAACGGATCACCGACGACGGCAAGGACCAGATGCGGGCCCTCGGCTTCAACATCTGA
- a CDS encoding energy-coupling factor transporter transmembrane component T family protein produces the protein MRGHGFLLANYVPGDSLLHRAPLALKFLLVVACGLVSFIIVDWRISAAVLAALCALFLLSGAGVKRLWKAIRPLAPVLLVIALFQWWQLGGPTAARIVLNILLCVVAASLLTATTPIQRLLDGIVRAARPFTRFGADPERFALTIGIMLRSIPFIAGTFADVRDSAKARGLERNPRALVLPVFITSVAYARQTGEALAARGLGEAED, from the coding sequence GTGAGGGGACACGGCTTCCTCCTGGCCAACTATGTGCCCGGCGATTCCCTCCTGCACCGGGCGCCGCTGGCATTGAAGTTCCTCCTGGTCGTCGCCTGCGGCCTGGTTTCCTTCATCATTGTTGACTGGCGCATCTCCGCAGCCGTACTCGCCGCGCTTTGCGCCCTCTTCCTGCTTTCCGGCGCCGGAGTGAAAAGGCTCTGGAAGGCCATCCGGCCGCTTGCCCCCGTGCTGTTGGTGATTGCGCTCTTCCAGTGGTGGCAACTCGGTGGCCCCACGGCGGCGAGGATCGTGCTGAACATCCTGCTCTGCGTGGTGGCCGCGTCTCTGCTAACCGCCACCACCCCCATTCAGCGGCTCCTCGACGGCATCGTCCGGGCTGCCCGTCCCTTCACGAGGTTCGGCGCGGATCCGGAGCGCTTTGCCCTGACAATCGGCATCATGCTCCGCAGCATCCCGTTCATCGCCGGCACCTTCGCCGATGTCCGTGACTCCGCCAAGGCCCGCGGCCTGGAGCGCAATCCGCGGGCTTTGGTCCTGCCGGTCTTCATCACCTCAGTGGCTTATGCGCGGCAAACGGGTGAAGCACTCGCCGCCCGGGGCCTGGGCGAGGCCGAGGACTGA
- a CDS encoding TetR/AcrR family transcriptional regulator — translation MDQRGRRSARVSGDERQDAILVTAETLLASRAFDDVSIEDLARGAGISRPTFYFYFPSKDAVLLALLDRVITEVEHRVGHLSRDFESDPAGAWTRSIGMFVEVFVSHRGVSTSAIAARARNDEVRGLWSKSMQSWVDFSSDVIRAEQARGAAPGGIDAHDLAVSLNLMNERVITAVLNRESPAIAESGALDVLSTIWIRSIYGSDNPGGR, via the coding sequence ATGGATCAAAGAGGAAGACGCAGCGCGAGGGTTTCCGGCGATGAGCGGCAGGACGCGATCCTGGTAACCGCGGAGACCCTCCTGGCCAGCCGTGCCTTCGACGACGTCTCCATCGAGGACCTGGCCCGGGGTGCCGGCATTTCGCGTCCCACGTTTTACTTCTATTTCCCCTCCAAAGATGCCGTGCTGCTGGCCCTGCTGGACCGGGTCATCACCGAGGTCGAGCACCGGGTGGGGCACCTTTCGCGCGATTTCGAGAGCGACCCCGCGGGCGCCTGGACCCGTTCCATTGGGATGTTCGTTGAGGTGTTTGTCTCCCACCGCGGCGTGTCCACCTCGGCCATCGCGGCGCGCGCCCGCAATGACGAGGTCCGCGGGCTGTGGTCCAAATCAATGCAGTCCTGGGTCGACTTCTCAAGCGACGTCATTCGTGCCGAGCAGGCCCGTGGGGCGGCGCCGGGCGGCATCGACGCGCACGATCTCGCGGTGAGCCTGAACCTGATGAACGAACGGGTCATTACTGCTGTCCTCAACCGGGAAAGTCCCGCCATCGCGGAGTCCGGAGCCCTGGACGTCCTGTCAACCATCTGGATCCGCAGTATCTACGGGTCCGACAACCCCGGCGGCCGCTAG
- a CDS encoding energy-coupling factor ABC transporter ATP-binding protein → MPAVTFAQASVAVEREDSPHPKVLLHPVNLRLEEARIGIIGANGSGKSTLLRLVNGLIQPTTGTVAVDGDDTVRAVRKVRRNVGFVFTDPLSQLVMPTGREDVELSLRRSIRNAAERRSQAEAALQRLGLLHLADQSIYELSGGERQLMALAAVLAVDPKVLVLDEPSTLLDLRNRELLRRTLAGLDQQIILSTHDLELALDMDRVLVIEDGRVAFDGAPAEAVTAYRSWCMQGLNTGRDVQ, encoded by the coding sequence ATGCCCGCTGTGACATTCGCCCAGGCGTCCGTCGCCGTAGAACGGGAGGACTCCCCGCACCCCAAGGTGCTCCTTCACCCGGTGAACCTCCGGCTGGAGGAAGCGCGCATAGGCATCATCGGTGCCAACGGTTCCGGCAAATCCACTCTGCTGCGCCTGGTCAACGGGCTGATCCAGCCCACCACAGGCACAGTAGCGGTCGACGGCGACGATACAGTCCGTGCCGTCCGGAAAGTCCGGCGCAACGTGGGGTTTGTGTTCACCGATCCGCTGTCCCAGCTGGTCATGCCCACGGGCAGGGAGGACGTGGAGCTGTCCCTGCGCCGGTCCATCCGGAACGCGGCCGAACGCCGCAGCCAGGCAGAAGCCGCACTGCAAAGACTGGGCCTGCTGCACCTGGCTGACCAAAGCATCTACGAACTGTCCGGCGGCGAACGCCAGCTCATGGCGCTCGCCGCCGTGCTCGCCGTCGACCCTAAAGTGCTGGTCCTCGACGAGCCCTCCACCCTCCTGGACCTGCGCAACCGCGAACTGCTACGCAGGACGCTGGCGGGCCTGGACCAGCAGATCATCCTGTCCACGCACGACCTCGAACTGGCCCTGGACATGGACCGGGTCCTGGTGATCGAGGACGGACGCGTGGCCTTCGACGGTGCCCCTGCAGAAGCAGTGACTGCCTACCGTTCCTGGTGCATGCAGGGGCTCAACACGGGGCGGGACGTCCAGTGA
- the ypfJ gene encoding KPN_02809 family neutral zinc metallopeptidase, whose protein sequence is MSFNDNAQLDPSQVQDRRGMGTGVKVGGGIGGGLVLLVALLLGINPNMLGGLTDGGTAGQSQGTAPACKTGADADARLDCRITGTVNSLNAFWPGYLKQYKVQYPQPEAVIFSGSTNTGCGPATSEVGPFYCPTDTTAYFDPGFFQELVDRFGSSGGPLAQEYVVAHEFGHHVQNLLGDLKRAQQDPQGPESGSVRTELQADCYAGLWAKYASTTKDPATGQPYLEPLTQQDVNDALSAAASVGDDRIQKAATGRVSPEGWTHGSSEERQRWFTRGYQSGDIQQCDTFSAATL, encoded by the coding sequence ATGAGTTTCAATGACAACGCGCAGCTTGATCCCAGCCAGGTCCAGGACCGAAGGGGCATGGGGACCGGTGTGAAGGTCGGCGGCGGAATCGGCGGCGGCCTGGTCCTGCTTGTTGCGCTCCTCCTGGGCATCAACCCGAACATGCTCGGCGGCCTGACCGACGGCGGCACCGCCGGGCAGTCCCAGGGCACGGCTCCGGCCTGCAAAACCGGAGCGGATGCGGATGCGCGGCTGGACTGCAGGATCACCGGCACGGTGAACAGCCTCAACGCGTTCTGGCCCGGCTACCTCAAGCAGTACAAGGTGCAGTACCCGCAGCCCGAGGCAGTGATCTTCAGCGGCAGCACCAACACCGGCTGCGGGCCCGCCACCTCCGAGGTGGGTCCTTTCTACTGCCCCACGGACACCACCGCCTACTTCGATCCCGGGTTTTTCCAGGAACTCGTGGACCGGTTCGGCTCCTCCGGTGGTCCCCTGGCCCAGGAGTACGTGGTGGCCCACGAGTTCGGCCACCACGTTCAGAACCTGCTCGGTGACCTGAAACGGGCGCAGCAGGATCCGCAGGGGCCGGAGTCCGGCTCGGTCCGCACCGAACTGCAGGCCGACTGCTACGCAGGACTCTGGGCCAAGTACGCCTCCACCACAAAGGACCCCGCCACCGGCCAGCCTTACCTGGAACCCCTCACCCAGCAGGACGTGAACGATGCCTTGTCGGCAGCCGCGTCGGTGGGCGATGACCGGATCCAGAAGGCAGCCACCGGCCGCGTCTCCCCCGAAGGCTGGACCCACGGCTCCAGCGAGGAACGCCAGCGCTGGTTCACGCGCGGCTACCAGTCCGGGGACATCCAGCAGTGCGACACTTTCTCCGCGGCAACCCTGTAA
- a CDS encoding class I adenylate-forming enzyme family protein → MPFLNKIQRWAEHRPHETAVVVGGRRLDWAGLCDAAAGLVAGTKSVTTLCEANSVDFAVRFAAAVAGNRQCAVLDPDWPAPLQEDIVRHVEVNSIAAPVSPDEDLVDGPPESTFLIGLTSGTTSVPKAFTRSRGSWQQSFDASIEFFGLRQDDVTLAPGPLAASLNLYALAECLYAGSEFQTLETFDVGDVHAAITHDRVTRLVLVPTMLRMLSERGLTGCVDASGIRSIICAGSKLDARTLEAARRWAPNATIYEYYGASELSFVSGLGLAPGQAAAPGGTGIGRPFPGVDVAILDDGGSEVPDGGYGNICVRSGMVSNGYLWGDDGQALRSFGSWYTVGDQGYLEDGELHILGRRADMILTAGRNVYPHEVELALAAVPGVAAALAAGMPDDLRGQRVVAGVVPSHGGITATQLRAGLEELLSRHKRPLQYYLLPELPTTDRGKVSRSLLLEWINSRDPRARPLAG, encoded by the coding sequence GTGCCATTCCTGAACAAGATCCAGCGCTGGGCTGAGCACCGGCCGCACGAAACCGCCGTCGTGGTTGGCGGGCGCCGGCTTGACTGGGCAGGGCTGTGCGATGCGGCCGCCGGGCTGGTGGCCGGGACGAAGTCGGTGACCACGCTCTGCGAAGCCAATTCCGTGGATTTTGCCGTGAGGTTCGCCGCTGCTGTGGCCGGCAACCGGCAGTGCGCCGTCCTGGATCCGGACTGGCCCGCGCCCCTGCAGGAAGACATCGTCAGGCACGTGGAGGTGAACAGTATTGCGGCGCCGGTGTCCCCGGACGAGGACCTCGTGGATGGACCGCCGGAGTCCACCTTCCTGATCGGCCTCACTTCCGGGACCACGTCGGTACCCAAGGCCTTCACCCGCTCCCGCGGGTCCTGGCAGCAGTCCTTCGATGCCTCGATCGAATTCTTCGGCCTCCGCCAGGATGACGTCACCCTTGCCCCGGGACCGCTGGCAGCCAGCCTCAACCTCTACGCCCTGGCTGAGTGCCTCTACGCCGGTTCCGAGTTCCAGACGCTGGAGACGTTCGACGTCGGCGACGTCCACGCCGCCATCACGCACGACCGCGTCACCCGGCTTGTCCTGGTGCCCACCATGCTGCGGATGCTCAGCGAACGCGGCCTGACGGGATGCGTTGACGCATCGGGGATCCGCAGCATCATCTGTGCCGGCTCCAAGTTGGACGCCCGGACGCTGGAAGCTGCCCGCCGCTGGGCCCCGAATGCCACCATCTACGAGTACTACGGCGCGTCGGAACTGAGCTTCGTGTCCGGGCTCGGACTGGCACCCGGCCAGGCTGCAGCCCCCGGTGGAACGGGAATCGGGCGGCCCTTTCCCGGCGTTGACGTCGCCATCCTGGATGACGGCGGCAGCGAGGTGCCGGACGGCGGGTACGGCAACATCTGCGTCCGCAGCGGCATGGTGAGCAACGGGTACCTGTGGGGCGACGACGGCCAGGCACTGCGCTCTTTCGGCAGTTGGTACACGGTGGGGGACCAGGGCTATCTCGAGGACGGGGAACTGCACATCCTGGGCCGGCGCGCCGACATGATTCTTACCGCCGGCCGGAACGTCTACCCCCACGAGGTGGAGTTGGCCCTGGCGGCAGTCCCCGGTGTGGCGGCCGCCCTCGCAGCCGGAATGCCGGACGATCTGCGCGGCCAGCGGGTGGTGGCCGGCGTGGTTCCGTCCCACGGCGGGATCACCGCCACCCAGCTCAGGGCAGGCCTGGAAGAACTCCTGTCCCGGCATAAGCGTCCCCTGCAGTACTACCTCCTGCCGGAACTTCCCACCACGGACAGGGGCAAGGTCAGCAGGAGCCTGCTGCTGGAGTGGATCAATTCCCGGGACCCAAGGGCGCGGCCCCTTGCCGGCTGA